A single region of the Brachypodium distachyon strain Bd21 chromosome 3, Brachypodium_distachyon_v3.0, whole genome shotgun sequence genome encodes:
- the LOC100842242 gene encoding DExH-box ATP-dependent RNA helicase DExH15 chloroplastic isoform X2 produces MHCLAPHFLLLLPPPATAASRHALPQTPPPLLLPSRPAQGPAAPLHLPSARSPSRAAAPVSDDDDDEEEEEEEEEEEEEEEEDDDEIETLDADAEYDEDEEELVDEESGGEDEDEGEEAEDSREETAARRQQSEEYKSQQVAKLVAEVREFGEDIIDYNELAGIYDFPIDKFQRLAIQAFLRGSSVVVSAPTSSGKTLIAEAAAVATVARGRRLFYTTPLKALSNQKFRDFRNTFGDHNVGLLTGDSAINKDAQILIMTTEILRNMLYQSVGMTASQGRLFEVDVIVLDEVHYLSDISRGTVWEETVIYCPKEVQLICLSATVANPDELAGWIGQIHGKTELVTSNRRPVPLTWHFSKKFALLPLLDGKGKKMNRKLRMSHSQNISSPKSEFYYVKGKRKLRTNKNEQQGNRSPLDISKQVQLSKHEVTNMRRSQVPLIRDTLSQLWENDMLPAIWFIFSRRGCDAAVEYLEDCRLLHDCEASEVELELRRFRMQYPDAIRENAVKGLMRGVAAHHAGCLPLWKSFIEELFQRGLVKVVFATETLAAGINMPARTAVISSLSKRIDAGRQLLTPNNLFQMAGRAGRRGIDTVGHSVLVQTPNEGPEECCDVIFAGLEPLVSQFTASYGMVLNLLAGSKVTHNQKESGDVKAKRSGRTLEEARKLVEQSFGNYVGSNVMVAAKEELERTQKEIQYLSSEITDEFIDRRCREELSEEDYAEISLLQKKFKEEKQIRNELKKRMELERMAAWKTRLEEFESGHLPFMCLQYKDKDSVHHTIPAVFIGSLSSFDDQKIESMLEDDSISPGKQEVDSGGELYYPSYYVALSSDNSWYLFTEKWIKTVYRTGLPALPSVEGGTLPRETLKQLLLREDMMWDQVAKSEYGSLSCMDGSLDTWSWSLNVPVLNSLSEDNEVERFSQEHQTAVECHKQQRRKVSQLKKTIRSTKGFREFQKIIDRRNFTKEKIERLEARSRRLTRRIMQIEPTGWKEFLQISKVIQEARVLDINTQVIYPLGETAAAIRGENELWLAMVLRNKVLLDLKPSQLAAVCGSLVSEGIKLRPWKNSSYVYEPSSVVTGVINYLDEQRNSLIELQEKHGVKIPCEIDTQFAGMVEAWASGLTWREIMMDSAMDDGDLARLLRRTMDLLAQIPKLPDIDPVLQKNAQIACNVMDRVPLSELAG; encoded by the exons ATGCACTGCCTCGCCCCGCacttcctcctgctcctcccacctccagccaccgccgcctctcgCCACGCTCTCCCCCaaaccccgccgccgctcctccttcCGTCCCGCCCAGCCCAaggccccgccgccccgctCCATCTCCCCTCCGCGCGCTCCccgtcccgcgccgccgccccggtgtccgacgacgacgatgacgaggaggaggaggaggaggaggaggaggaggaggaggaggaggaggaggatgacgacGAGATAGAAACCCTCGACGCCGACGCGGAGtacgacgaggacgaggaggagctggtggacgaggagagcggcggcgaggatgaggatgaaggggaggaggcggaggattCGCGGGAGGAAACCGCGGCGCGGAGGCAGCAGTCGGAGGAGTACAAGTCGCAGCAGGTGGCTAAGCTGGTGGCCGAGGTGCGGGAGTTCGGCGAGGACATCATCGATTACAATGAGCTCGCCGGGATCTACGACTTCCCCATCGACAAGTTTCAG CGTCTGGCTATACAAGCATTTTTAAGAGGCTCATCTGTGGTAGTTTCTGCACCTACAAGTAGTGGGAAGACACTAATTGCAGAAGCTGCAGCTGTTGCGACAGTTGCTAGAGGAAGACGTCTCTTCTACACAACACCGTTGAAGGCCTTGTCAAACCAGAAGTTCCGTGATTTCCG GAATACCTTTGGTGACCATAATGTTGGTCTTCTTACAGGAGATTCAGCTATTAACAAAGATGCCCAGATCCTAATAATGACGACAGAGATTCTGCGTAATATGCTGTATCAAAG TGTTGGTATGACAGCGTCCCAAGGTAGATTGTTTGAAGTTGATGTCATTGTTTTGGATGAAGTCCATTACTTAAGTGATATTTCACGCGGCACTGTTTGGGAAGAAACA GTGATATATTGTCCAAAGGAAGTCCAGCTTATATGCTTGTCTGCCACAGTTGCAAATCCTGATGAATTAGCCGGCTGGATAGGTCAG ATCCATGGGAAAACAGAGCTGGTGACATCAAACAGACGTCCGGTTCCACTAACTTGGCACTTCTCGAAGAAATTTGCACTTCTGCCACTTCTTGAtgggaaaggaaagaaaatgaataG GAAATTGCGAATGTCTCACTCCCAGAACATATCTTCTCCAAAAAGTGAATTCTATTATGTGAAAGGAAAGAGGAAGCTAAgaacaaataaaaatgaacAACAAGGTAACAGAAGCCCGTTGGATATATCGAAACAGGTTCAGTTGTCCAAGCATGAGGTCACCAACATGCGCCGTTCCCAG GTTCCACTAATACGTGACACTTTATCACAGCTTTGGGAAAACGACATGCTTCCAGCTATTTGGTTTATCTTTAGTAGAAGAGGATGTGATGCAGCTGTTGAATATCTTGAAGATTGTAGACTTTTGCATGATTGTGAGGCTAGTGAGGTTGAACTGGAACTTCGGAGGTTCAGGATGCAGTACCCTGATGCTATCCGGGAAAATGCTGTGAAAGGACTCATGCGAGGAGTTGCTGCCCATCATGCTGGTTGTCTGCCACTGTGGAAGTCCTTCATTGAAGAATTGTTTCAGCGTGGCCTTGTTAAAGTAGTCTTTGCAACAGAAACCCTTGCTGCTGGGATCAACATGCCTGCTAGGACGgctgtgatttcttctctCAGCAAAAGAATTGATGCTGGACGCCAGCTCTTAACCCCAAATAACCTATTCCAGATGGCAGGTCGTGCTGGAAGGAGAGGGATCGATACAGTTGGGCATTCTGTTCTTGTTCAGACTCCTAatgaaggaccagaagaaTGCTGTGATGTTATCTTTGCTGGACTAGAGCCACTGGTTTCACAATTTACCGCATCCTACGGGATGGTTTTGAATCTCCTTGCT GGTTCAAAAGTTACTCATAACCAGAAAGAATCGGGTGATGTTAAGGCCAAACGTTCTGGAAGAACATTAGAAGAAGCTCGAAAGTTAGTGGAGCAAAGCTTTGGGAATTATGTTGGAAGCAATGTAATGGTTGCTGctaaagaagaacttgaaagAACACAGAAAGAGATACAGTACCTCTCTTCAGAAATTACGGATGAATTCATTGACCGGAGATGCAGGGAGGAATTATCAGAGGAAGACTATGCTGAGATTTCCCTTCTACAAAAGAAATTTAAG GAAGAGAAGCAGATAAGAAATGAACTGAAAAAGAGAATGGAACTAGAGAGAATGGCTGCATGGAAAACTCGATTAGAAGAATTTGAAAGTGGTCACCTTCCTTTCATGTGCTTGCAATACAAAGATAAAGATTCGGTTCACCACACAATTCCTGCTGTTTTCATTGGAAGCCTCAGCTCGTTTGATGATCAGAAGATCGAGAGCATG CTGGAAGATGATTCTATTAGTCCAGGCAAGCAGGAAGTTGATAGTGGGGGAGAGCTATATTACCCATCCTACTATGTTGCTCTGAGTTCAGACAATTCATGGTATCTGTTCACAGAAAAATGGATAAAAACAGTTTACAGGACAGGTCTACCCGCTTTGCCATCAGTGGAGGGTGGGACACTCCCTAGAGAAACCCTGAAGCAGCTCCTTTTGCGTGAAGATATGATGTGGGATCAAGTCGCAAAATCAGAGTATGGTTCTTTGTCGTGCATGGATGGATCACTAGACACATGGTCATGGAGTCTTAATGTTCCTGTGCTTAATAGCCTCTCAGAAGATAATGAG GTAGAACGATTCTCCCAGGAACATCAAACTGCCGTAGAATGTCACAAGCAACAGAGGAGGAAGGTTTCACAACTGAAGAAAACAATCAGGAGTACTAAGGGGTTTAGAGAATTTCAAAAGATCATTGACAGGAGAAActttacaaaagaaaagattgaGCGTTTGGAGGCTAGATCTCGTCGTTTGACTCGACGCATAATGCAAATTGAGCCAACCGGCTGGAAAGAATTTTTGCAG ATTAGCAAAGTTATACAAGAGGCTAGAGTGTTAGATATCAATACCCAGGTAATCTATCCTTTGGGTGAGACAGCAGCAGCCATACGAGGGGAAAATGAGCTCTGGCTTGCTATGGTTCTAAGGAACAAGGTCCTTTTGGATCTTAAGCCATCGCAACTGGCAGCAGTGTGTGGGAGTTTAGTGTCAGAAGGGATCAAACTCCGTCCTTGGAAAAATAGCAG TTATGTGTATGAACCGTCTTCAGTTGTTACTGGTGTTATAAACTACTTAGATGAGCAGAGAAATTCACTGATCGAGCTCCAAGAGAAACATGGTGTAAAG ATACCTTGCGAAATAGATACCCAGTTTGCTGGAATGGTTGAAGCCTGGGCATCAGGGTTGACTTGGAGGGAGATAATGATGGACTCTGCAATGGATGATGGAGATTTAGCCCGTCTGCTCAGACGGACAATGGATTTACTAGCTCAG ATTCCAAAATTGCCAGACATAGATCCGGTTCTGCAAAAAAATGCACAAATTGCTTGCAACGTCATGGACCGAGTGCCGCTGAGCGAGCTTGCTGGCTGA
- the LOC100842242 gene encoding DExH-box ATP-dependent RNA helicase DExH15 chloroplastic isoform X1, protein MHCLAPHFLLLLPPPATAASRHALPQTPPPLLLPSRPAQGPAAPLHLPSARSPSRAAAPVSDDDDDEEEEEEEEEEEEEEEEDDDEIETLDADAEYDEDEEELVDEESGGEDEDEGEEAEDSREETAARRQQSEEYKSQQVAKLVAEVREFGEDIIDYNELAGIYDFPIDKFQRLAIQAFLRGSSVVVSAPTSSGKTLIAEAAAVATVARGRRLFYTTPLKALSNQKFRDFRNTFGDHNVGLLTGDSAINKDAQILIMTTEILRNMLYQSVGMTASQGRLFEVDVIVLDEVHYLSDISRGTVWEETVIYCPKEVQLICLSATVANPDELAGWIGQACGSIIGIHGKTELVTSNRRPVPLTWHFSKKFALLPLLDGKGKKMNRKLRMSHSQNISSPKSEFYYVKGKRKLRTNKNEQQGNRSPLDISKQVQLSKHEVTNMRRSQVPLIRDTLSQLWENDMLPAIWFIFSRRGCDAAVEYLEDCRLLHDCEASEVELELRRFRMQYPDAIRENAVKGLMRGVAAHHAGCLPLWKSFIEELFQRGLVKVVFATETLAAGINMPARTAVISSLSKRIDAGRQLLTPNNLFQMAGRAGRRGIDTVGHSVLVQTPNEGPEECCDVIFAGLEPLVSQFTASYGMVLNLLAGSKVTHNQKESGDVKAKRSGRTLEEARKLVEQSFGNYVGSNVMVAAKEELERTQKEIQYLSSEITDEFIDRRCREELSEEDYAEISLLQKKFKEEKQIRNELKKRMELERMAAWKTRLEEFESGHLPFMCLQYKDKDSVHHTIPAVFIGSLSSFDDQKIESMLEDDSISPGKQEVDSGGELYYPSYYVALSSDNSWYLFTEKWIKTVYRTGLPALPSVEGGTLPRETLKQLLLREDMMWDQVAKSEYGSLSCMDGSLDTWSWSLNVPVLNSLSEDNEVERFSQEHQTAVECHKQQRRKVSQLKKTIRSTKGFREFQKIIDRRNFTKEKIERLEARSRRLTRRIMQIEPTGWKEFLQISKVIQEARVLDINTQVIYPLGETAAAIRGENELWLAMVLRNKVLLDLKPSQLAAVCGSLVSEGIKLRPWKNSSYVYEPSSVVTGVINYLDEQRNSLIELQEKHGVKIPCEIDTQFAGMVEAWASGLTWREIMMDSAMDDGDLARLLRRTMDLLAQIPKLPDIDPVLQKNAQIACNVMDRVPLSELAG, encoded by the exons ATGCACTGCCTCGCCCCGCacttcctcctgctcctcccacctccagccaccgccgcctctcgCCACGCTCTCCCCCaaaccccgccgccgctcctccttcCGTCCCGCCCAGCCCAaggccccgccgccccgctCCATCTCCCCTCCGCGCGCTCCccgtcccgcgccgccgccccggtgtccgacgacgacgatgacgaggaggaggaggaggaggaggaggaggaggaggaggaggaggaggaggatgacgacGAGATAGAAACCCTCGACGCCGACGCGGAGtacgacgaggacgaggaggagctggtggacgaggagagcggcggcgaggatgaggatgaaggggaggaggcggaggattCGCGGGAGGAAACCGCGGCGCGGAGGCAGCAGTCGGAGGAGTACAAGTCGCAGCAGGTGGCTAAGCTGGTGGCCGAGGTGCGGGAGTTCGGCGAGGACATCATCGATTACAATGAGCTCGCCGGGATCTACGACTTCCCCATCGACAAGTTTCAG CGTCTGGCTATACAAGCATTTTTAAGAGGCTCATCTGTGGTAGTTTCTGCACCTACAAGTAGTGGGAAGACACTAATTGCAGAAGCTGCAGCTGTTGCGACAGTTGCTAGAGGAAGACGTCTCTTCTACACAACACCGTTGAAGGCCTTGTCAAACCAGAAGTTCCGTGATTTCCG GAATACCTTTGGTGACCATAATGTTGGTCTTCTTACAGGAGATTCAGCTATTAACAAAGATGCCCAGATCCTAATAATGACGACAGAGATTCTGCGTAATATGCTGTATCAAAG TGTTGGTATGACAGCGTCCCAAGGTAGATTGTTTGAAGTTGATGTCATTGTTTTGGATGAAGTCCATTACTTAAGTGATATTTCACGCGGCACTGTTTGGGAAGAAACA GTGATATATTGTCCAAAGGAAGTCCAGCTTATATGCTTGTCTGCCACAGTTGCAAATCCTGATGAATTAGCCGGCTGGATAGGTCAG GCTTGCGGTAGCATTATAGGT ATCCATGGGAAAACAGAGCTGGTGACATCAAACAGACGTCCGGTTCCACTAACTTGGCACTTCTCGAAGAAATTTGCACTTCTGCCACTTCTTGAtgggaaaggaaagaaaatgaataG GAAATTGCGAATGTCTCACTCCCAGAACATATCTTCTCCAAAAAGTGAATTCTATTATGTGAAAGGAAAGAGGAAGCTAAgaacaaataaaaatgaacAACAAGGTAACAGAAGCCCGTTGGATATATCGAAACAGGTTCAGTTGTCCAAGCATGAGGTCACCAACATGCGCCGTTCCCAG GTTCCACTAATACGTGACACTTTATCACAGCTTTGGGAAAACGACATGCTTCCAGCTATTTGGTTTATCTTTAGTAGAAGAGGATGTGATGCAGCTGTTGAATATCTTGAAGATTGTAGACTTTTGCATGATTGTGAGGCTAGTGAGGTTGAACTGGAACTTCGGAGGTTCAGGATGCAGTACCCTGATGCTATCCGGGAAAATGCTGTGAAAGGACTCATGCGAGGAGTTGCTGCCCATCATGCTGGTTGTCTGCCACTGTGGAAGTCCTTCATTGAAGAATTGTTTCAGCGTGGCCTTGTTAAAGTAGTCTTTGCAACAGAAACCCTTGCTGCTGGGATCAACATGCCTGCTAGGACGgctgtgatttcttctctCAGCAAAAGAATTGATGCTGGACGCCAGCTCTTAACCCCAAATAACCTATTCCAGATGGCAGGTCGTGCTGGAAGGAGAGGGATCGATACAGTTGGGCATTCTGTTCTTGTTCAGACTCCTAatgaaggaccagaagaaTGCTGTGATGTTATCTTTGCTGGACTAGAGCCACTGGTTTCACAATTTACCGCATCCTACGGGATGGTTTTGAATCTCCTTGCT GGTTCAAAAGTTACTCATAACCAGAAAGAATCGGGTGATGTTAAGGCCAAACGTTCTGGAAGAACATTAGAAGAAGCTCGAAAGTTAGTGGAGCAAAGCTTTGGGAATTATGTTGGAAGCAATGTAATGGTTGCTGctaaagaagaacttgaaagAACACAGAAAGAGATACAGTACCTCTCTTCAGAAATTACGGATGAATTCATTGACCGGAGATGCAGGGAGGAATTATCAGAGGAAGACTATGCTGAGATTTCCCTTCTACAAAAGAAATTTAAG GAAGAGAAGCAGATAAGAAATGAACTGAAAAAGAGAATGGAACTAGAGAGAATGGCTGCATGGAAAACTCGATTAGAAGAATTTGAAAGTGGTCACCTTCCTTTCATGTGCTTGCAATACAAAGATAAAGATTCGGTTCACCACACAATTCCTGCTGTTTTCATTGGAAGCCTCAGCTCGTTTGATGATCAGAAGATCGAGAGCATG CTGGAAGATGATTCTATTAGTCCAGGCAAGCAGGAAGTTGATAGTGGGGGAGAGCTATATTACCCATCCTACTATGTTGCTCTGAGTTCAGACAATTCATGGTATCTGTTCACAGAAAAATGGATAAAAACAGTTTACAGGACAGGTCTACCCGCTTTGCCATCAGTGGAGGGTGGGACACTCCCTAGAGAAACCCTGAAGCAGCTCCTTTTGCGTGAAGATATGATGTGGGATCAAGTCGCAAAATCAGAGTATGGTTCTTTGTCGTGCATGGATGGATCACTAGACACATGGTCATGGAGTCTTAATGTTCCTGTGCTTAATAGCCTCTCAGAAGATAATGAG GTAGAACGATTCTCCCAGGAACATCAAACTGCCGTAGAATGTCACAAGCAACAGAGGAGGAAGGTTTCACAACTGAAGAAAACAATCAGGAGTACTAAGGGGTTTAGAGAATTTCAAAAGATCATTGACAGGAGAAActttacaaaagaaaagattgaGCGTTTGGAGGCTAGATCTCGTCGTTTGACTCGACGCATAATGCAAATTGAGCCAACCGGCTGGAAAGAATTTTTGCAG ATTAGCAAAGTTATACAAGAGGCTAGAGTGTTAGATATCAATACCCAGGTAATCTATCCTTTGGGTGAGACAGCAGCAGCCATACGAGGGGAAAATGAGCTCTGGCTTGCTATGGTTCTAAGGAACAAGGTCCTTTTGGATCTTAAGCCATCGCAACTGGCAGCAGTGTGTGGGAGTTTAGTGTCAGAAGGGATCAAACTCCGTCCTTGGAAAAATAGCAG TTATGTGTATGAACCGTCTTCAGTTGTTACTGGTGTTATAAACTACTTAGATGAGCAGAGAAATTCACTGATCGAGCTCCAAGAGAAACATGGTGTAAAG ATACCTTGCGAAATAGATACCCAGTTTGCTGGAATGGTTGAAGCCTGGGCATCAGGGTTGACTTGGAGGGAGATAATGATGGACTCTGCAATGGATGATGGAGATTTAGCCCGTCTGCTCAGACGGACAATGGATTTACTAGCTCAG ATTCCAAAATTGCCAGACATAGATCCGGTTCTGCAAAAAAATGCACAAATTGCTTGCAACGTCATGGACCGAGTGCCGCTGAGCGAGCTTGCTGGCTGA
- the LOC112271711 gene encoding uncharacterized protein LOC112271711, whose translation MSSSSSSLQLPCLAVEYRWTGTGNCATTSMFTVAGKKHQDQPITVRTDSNELFNKCFCPTPQGWILVRDRQDVTDTYLLDPHTHHDQENNSYKTRSIALPPLLVDQDDLIHCTCLLSDKPNSPSCVLLVVEPYEPVIWYVNVKGDRCWTRHQYDLGVQGDEETSGLQHKILMSSAAACRGKFYFMTSPKDFGVLEFSPGPVFASLAVDDGGYDPKESAKAFLVESDEELYMVRQLHDRDYNEAVVYKMDRGRRQWRAARDLGGRAFFVGPFGFGASCLAGDLYRSDCVYSLVDPLDKRFRIFDVTDGTVEWLKIEEAWVYRFRDEHGMDPRQIMHRLVRRMAWMLPIDPKAA comes from the coding sequence atgtcgtcgtcgtcgagtaGCCTGCAGCTGCCGTGCCTGGCCGTGGAGTACCGATGGACGGGCACCGGCAACTGTGCCACGACATCAATGTTCACCGTGGCCGGGAAGAAGCATCAAGATCAGCCAATCACCGTGCGCACGGACTCCAACGAGCTCTTCAACAAGTGCTTCTGCCCGACTCCACAAGGGTGGATCCTCGTCCGGGATCGCCAGGACGTCACCGACACGTACCTGCTAGACCCCCACACCCACCACGACCAGGAGAACAATAGTTACAAGACACGTAGCATCGCTCTCCCTCCATTGCTGGTCGACCAGGACGATCTCATCCACTGCACCTGCCTCCTCTCAGACAAGCCAAATTCCCCTTCCTGCGTCCTTCTCGTGGTCGAGCCCTACGAGCCCGTCATCTGGTACGTGAACGTCAAGGGTGACCGGTGCTGGACGAGGCACCAGTACGATCTCGGGGTCCAGGGCGACGAAGAAACCTCCGGGTTGCAACACAAGATCCTCatgagctccgccgccgcgtgccggGGCAAGTTCTACTTCATGACCTCGCCCAAGGACTTCGGCGTGCTCGAGTTCTCGCCGGGGCCGGTGTTCGCCTCGTTGGCCGTGGACGATGGCGGCTACGACCCCAAGGAGTCCGCCAAGGCGTTCCTGGTGGAATCCGACGAGGAGCTCTACATGGTGAGGCAGCTGCATGATCGGGACTACAACGAGGCCGTCGTGTACAAGATGGATCGTGGCCGTCGTCAATGGCGCGCCGCGCGTGATCTCGGCGGCCgcgccttcttcgtgggcccGTTCGGCTTTGGGGCGTCGTGCTTGGCTGGAGATCTGTATCGGTCTGACTGTGTCTACTCCCTTGTTGACCCGTTGGACAAGCGTTTCAGGATCTTCGACGTCACGGATGGGACCGTGGAGTGGCTCAAGATTGAAGAAGCTTGGGTTTACAGGTTCAGAGATGAACATGGCATGGATCCCCGACAAATTATGCACCGACTAGTCCGCAGAATGGCATGGATGCTCCCAATTGATCCCAAAGCTGCTTAA